DNA sequence from the Geminocystis sp. M7585_C2015_104 genome:
GGCAGTGGCGGCCCCCAAAACTAACACTACCCCCTCCCCCAGTAAGTCTGTTTCTCAGTCTTCTCCCCCTCCCCCTATCCCCATTCGCACACCTCGTAACACGGTTGACATAAGAGGTAAACGAGTGCATCTGGCCTATCCCATCCTGGAAAAGGCCATAGCCTCTGCCTCGGAAATGGGCACACTATGGATTGTACACGGCAAGGGCACAGGAGCTCTTCGTAGGGGAGTGCATGAATTCTTGGCTAACCACCCCCAAGTCAGTCACTACACCGATGCACCAGAAAACGAGGGGGGTACTGGTGTAACCATCGCCTATCTCAAATAGGGGCCTTGTCTTTTCTCTCATTGGTCGATAAGATCCAAACCGTATAGTACGTTTTCTTTGTTGGACAAGTCGCCAATGATTCTCTGTAAGGGCGGCGGCAGTTGCTTGATAAGGGTAGGTGTTACTAGTATTTTCTCTCTTTCCGCCCTGTCGGGTTCCTCCAAAACGTCTATAATCTCCACCTGGTATTTATTGTTCAATTCTTCTCGACAAAGACGCAACAAATTGGCGATGGCCCTCTGAGAATTTATAGAATTGCCGGTTATGTATAATCTCAATAAATAGCTAGCCATGTAATTAAAACTCATCAAAATCAGGACTAGAAAGAAGAGTAAGATTACTCAAACCTATATAGTATTTTCGATAATAAGAGGTTAAATAACCCATTAACTCTAATAATCTTAGCCGGCCTTCGTCCACGTAGGCTTGGACTTTGGCTAGGTTGACATTCTGACATTTGTCCCTGAGGGCTTTGGTGTGGATGTCCACCACATCCCTTGGACTGGCTTTGAAAAAACCCAATTTAGCCGCCAGTTGTCGTAATTGTTCAGGGATGTTATAATCCACCTTTAATGCCCTCTGTTCTAATGATAACTCTAATAGCTCGGCATATTTAGCAGTTAATTCGGCAAAAACGTCGGGCACGGCATCCTTGAGGGCAT
Encoded proteins:
- a CDS encoding circadian clock KaiB family protein, which produces MASYLLRLYITGNSINSQRAIANLLRLCREELNNKYQVEIIDVLEEPDRAEREKILVTPTLIKQLPPPLQRIIGDLSNKENVLYGLDLIDQ